Proteins from a single region of Allocatelliglobosispora scoriae:
- a CDS encoding sigma-70 family RNA polymerase sigma factor produces MSPVPPVPSVPSVPFVASVPEDLLRRLAPQVLGALVRRYGHFDTAEDAVQEALLAAATQWPVEGLPDNPRAWLITVASRRLTDLLRSEQARRRREDDLARWELPPGTVSDADDTLILLFLCCHPSLTPSSQIALTLRAVGGLTTAEVARAFLVPEATMTRRITRAKQAIRSSGIPFGMPPEPERLGAVLHVLYLIFNEGYATTAGPNLHRVELAVEAIRLARMVRALLPADGEVAGLLALMLLTDARRHARTGPGGELIPMAEQDRSRWNAGAIAEGVALLTEALPRGAIGPYQLQAAIAAVHDEAPSAAETDWPQILALYELLLRLSDNPVVALNHAVAVAMVHGPHAGLDLLSGVASDERMAADHRLPAVRAHLLELAGDLTGARESYLEAASLSSSLPQQRYLNTRATRLL; encoded by the coding sequence ATGTCTCCGGTGCCTCCGGTGCCTTCCGTGCCGTCGGTGCCTTTCGTGGCCTCGGTGCCCGAGGACCTGCTCCGCCGCCTGGCGCCGCAGGTCCTCGGCGCGCTGGTGCGGCGTTACGGCCACTTCGACACCGCTGAGGACGCGGTGCAGGAGGCGCTGCTCGCCGCCGCCACGCAGTGGCCCGTCGAAGGGCTGCCGGACAACCCTCGGGCCTGGCTCATCACCGTCGCGTCCCGCCGCCTCACCGATCTGCTCCGCAGCGAGCAGGCCCGGCGCCGCCGGGAGGACGATCTCGCCCGGTGGGAACTGCCGCCCGGGACCGTCTCGGACGCCGACGACACGCTCATCCTGCTCTTCCTCTGCTGCCACCCGTCGCTGACGCCGTCGTCGCAGATCGCGCTCACCCTGCGCGCCGTCGGCGGTCTCACCACCGCCGAGGTCGCCCGCGCGTTCCTCGTCCCCGAAGCCACCATGACCAGGCGGATCACGCGCGCCAAGCAGGCCATCCGGTCCAGCGGCATTCCCTTCGGGATGCCACCCGAGCCCGAGCGGCTCGGCGCCGTCCTGCACGTGCTCTATCTGATCTTCAATGAGGGGTACGCCACCACGGCCGGCCCGAACCTGCACCGCGTCGAACTCGCCGTCGAGGCGATCCGGCTGGCCCGGATGGTCAGGGCGCTGCTCCCGGCCGATGGCGAAGTGGCCGGGCTGCTCGCGTTGATGCTGCTCACCGATGCGCGGCGGCATGCGCGTACCGGTCCGGGCGGCGAGCTGATCCCCATGGCCGAGCAGGACCGCAGCCGGTGGAACGCCGGGGCCATCGCCGAGGGCGTCGCGCTGCTCACCGAGGCGCTGCCCCGGGGCGCGATCGGCCCCTACCAGCTGCAGGCGGCGATCGCGGCGGTCCACGACGAGGCGCCGAGCGCCGCCGAGACGGACTGGCCGCAGATCCTCGCCCTCTATGAGCTGCTGCTCCGGCTCTCCGACAATCCGGTGGTGGCCCTCAACCACGCCGTCGCGGTAGCCATGGTCCACGGCCCCCACGCCGGACTCGACCTGCTCTCGGGCGTGGCGTCCGACGAGCGGATGGCCGCCGACCACCGGCTGCCCGCGGTCCGGGCCCACCTGCTGGAGCTCGCCGGAGACCTGACCGGGGCCCGGGAGTCCTATCTGGAGGCTGCGTCCCTGTCGAGCAGCCTCCCCCAGCAGCGCTACCTGAACACCCGGGCCACCCGCCTCCTCTGA
- a CDS encoding peroxidase family protein, with translation MPTVLRSAAPRPRPARRITAAAMIALLIGSIMSATAAPAQAAPALLSQGRPATASSTESAATPASAAVDGNGTTRWSSAFSDPQWLRVDLGAPASISQVTLAWQTAYATAFQLQVSDNATTWTTVYSTSTGTGGTQTVAVAGTGRYVRFYGTARQTAYGFSLWEFQVRGSFVRARCGTANAALNRPVTASSTENGGTPASAAVDGNTATRWSSAFADPQWLQVDLGSSQRICQVLLIWQASYATAFQVQLSDTGTAWTTAYSTTSGTGGTQSLTVSGTGRYLRIYGTARHTAYGYSLWELQVFGMPSLPILGTWEAETLTGAGNNLANPALGTSGSPYSRVSTARYADGRSAMVAGPNPRYVSNRIFNDGNVNVFSERGVTQWGNVWGQFLDHTLGLRQEAGTAADIPFNAADPMETFANDLGVVPFTRSVPAPGTGVANPRQQLNTISSFIDAWAVYGGSDARLDWLRDGSQDGDPTNNSATLFLPGGYLPRRDSRGNPAAAPVMSVDGRLIGTPHRAVVAGDVRANENIALTATQTLFAREHNRIVSLLPATMSQQDRFQIARAVVIAEQQHITYTEFLPAMGVTLPPYQGYDETRDPSVSQEFAAVGYRAHSQIHGEMEFEADADRYSPATLAALEAQGVEVAVDGDDVEIAVPLNAAFFNPDLVNQIQLGPVLQGIGGESEYRNDEMIDNQLRSVLFQIPVAGNPGCLDGPTLPQCFRGVVDLGAIDVQRGRDHGLPGYNELRNAYGLPSKGSFTAITGEGRETFTADPLLTPGHEIDDPNSLDIVQLFDIDGNPTTVEADNATRVVRRTTLAARLRAVYGLVANVDAFTGMVAEKHVPGTEMGELQLAIWQRQFAAARDGDRFFYLNDPLQDYVKQTFGIDSHQTLAQLIALNTDIPQAELSANVFRLPGAPGLTAQAANPVGTARAGTAATITVGRQHEESPGSVPVRGPAGIVPVRAGTRHGRRRRR, from the coding sequence ATGCCAACCGTCCTCCGTTCCGCCGCGCCCCGTCCCAGGCCGGCCCGTCGCATCACCGCAGCGGCGATGATCGCGCTGCTCATCGGCTCGATCATGTCCGCAACCGCAGCACCCGCCCAGGCCGCGCCCGCCCTGCTGTCACAGGGCAGGCCGGCCACCGCGTCGTCCACCGAGAGCGCCGCCACCCCGGCGTCGGCGGCGGTCGACGGCAACGGCACCACCCGCTGGTCCAGCGCCTTCAGCGATCCGCAGTGGCTGCGGGTCGACCTCGGCGCCCCGGCCTCGATCAGCCAGGTCACGCTGGCCTGGCAGACCGCCTACGCCACCGCGTTCCAGCTCCAGGTCTCCGACAACGCGACGACGTGGACGACCGTCTACTCGACGAGCACCGGCACCGGCGGCACGCAGACCGTCGCGGTCGCCGGCACCGGTCGCTACGTGCGGTTCTACGGGACCGCCCGGCAGACCGCCTACGGCTTCTCGCTGTGGGAGTTCCAGGTCCGGGGCTCGTTCGTCCGGGCCCGGTGCGGCACGGCCAACGCCGCGCTGAACCGGCCGGTGACCGCCTCCTCCACCGAGAACGGCGGCACCCCGGCGTCGGCCGCGGTCGACGGCAACACCGCGACCCGGTGGTCCAGCGCCTTCGCCGATCCGCAGTGGCTCCAGGTGGACCTCGGCTCGTCGCAGCGGATCTGCCAGGTGCTGCTGATCTGGCAGGCGTCCTACGCCACCGCGTTCCAGGTGCAGCTCTCCGACACCGGGACGGCCTGGACCACCGCCTATTCGACGACGAGCGGCACCGGCGGCACGCAGTCTCTGACGGTCAGCGGCACCGGCCGCTATCTGCGGATCTACGGCACCGCCCGGCACACCGCCTACGGCTACTCGCTCTGGGAGCTGCAGGTCTTCGGCATGCCGAGCCTGCCGATCCTGGGCACGTGGGAGGCGGAGACCCTGACCGGGGCGGGCAACAACCTCGCCAACCCCGCGCTCGGCACCTCGGGCAGCCCCTACTCCCGGGTCTCGACCGCCCGCTATGCCGACGGCCGCAGCGCGATGGTGGCCGGGCCCAATCCCCGGTACGTCTCCAACCGGATCTTCAATGACGGCAACGTCAACGTCTTCTCCGAGCGCGGGGTCACCCAGTGGGGCAACGTCTGGGGGCAGTTCCTCGACCACACCCTGGGCCTGCGACAGGAGGCCGGGACCGCCGCCGATATCCCCTTCAACGCCGCCGACCCGATGGAGACCTTCGCCAACGACCTGGGCGTGGTGCCGTTCACCCGATCCGTCCCCGCTCCCGGCACCGGGGTCGCCAACCCCCGGCAGCAGCTCAACACGATCAGCTCGTTCATCGACGCCTGGGCCGTCTACGGCGGGTCCGACGCCCGGCTGGACTGGCTGCGCGACGGCTCCCAGGACGGCGATCCCACCAACAACAGCGCCACCCTCTTCCTGCCGGGCGGCTACCTGCCCCGCCGCGACAGCCGGGGCAACCCGGCCGCCGCGCCCGTGATGTCGGTGGACGGCAGGCTGATCGGCACACCCCACCGAGCCGTCGTCGCCGGTGACGTGCGCGCCAACGAGAACATCGCGCTCACCGCCACCCAGACGCTCTTCGCCCGCGAGCACAACCGGATCGTGTCCCTGCTCCCGGCGACCATGTCGCAGCAGGACAGGTTCCAGATCGCCCGGGCGGTGGTCATCGCCGAGCAGCAGCACATCACCTACACCGAGTTCCTGCCCGCGATGGGGGTGACGCTGCCGCCCTACCAGGGATATGACGAGACCCGGGACCCGTCGGTGTCGCAGGAGTTCGCCGCGGTCGGCTACCGCGCGCACAGCCAGATCCACGGCGAGATGGAGTTCGAGGCCGACGCCGACCGCTACTCCCCGGCCACCCTCGCCGCGCTGGAAGCCCAGGGTGTCGAGGTCGCGGTCGACGGGGACGACGTGGAGATCGCGGTGCCGCTCAACGCCGCGTTCTTCAACCCCGACCTGGTCAACCAGATCCAGCTCGGCCCGGTGCTCCAGGGGATCGGCGGCGAGTCGGAGTACCGCAACGACGAGATGATCGACAACCAGCTCCGCAGCGTGCTCTTCCAGATCCCGGTCGCGGGCAACCCCGGCTGCCTGGACGGGCCGACCCTGCCGCAGTGCTTCCGCGGCGTCGTCGACCTCGGCGCGATCGACGTGCAGCGGGGCCGCGACCACGGCCTGCCCGGCTACAACGAGCTGCGCAACGCCTACGGCCTGCCGTCGAAGGGCTCCTTCACCGCGATCACCGGCGAGGGGCGGGAGACCTTCACCGCCGACCCCCTGCTCACCCCCGGGCACGAGATCGACGACCCGAACAGCCTCGACATCGTGCAGCTCTTCGACATCGACGGCAACCCGACCACGGTGGAGGCCGACAACGCCACCCGGGTGGTCCGGCGGACCACGCTCGCGGCGCGGCTGCGGGCCGTCTACGGGCTCGTCGCCAACGTCGACGCCTTCACCGGCATGGTCGCCGAGAAGCACGTCCCCGGCACCGAGATGGGTGAGCTGCAGCTCGCGATCTGGCAGCGGCAGTTCGCCGCCGCCCGCGACGGGGACCGGTTCTTCTACCTCAACGACCCGCTGCAGGATTATGTGAAGCAGACCTTCGGGATCGACTCGCACCAGACGTTGGCGCAGCTGATCGCGCTCAACACCGACATACCACAGGCCGAGTTGTCCGCCAACGTGTTCCGGCTGCCGGGAGCGCCCGGGCTCACGGCACAGGCGGCGAACCCCGTGGGCACTGCCCGGGCGGGCACGGCCGCCACGATCACGGTCGGCCGCCAGCACGAGGAGAGCCCCGGCAGCGTGCCGGTGCGCGGTCCGGCCGGGATCGTGCCGGTCCGCGCCGGGACCCGGCACGGTCGGCGGCGCCGGCGGTAG
- a CDS encoding WxL domain-containing protein yields the protein MRRKYAVVAGSFAVVTALGLAGSPAQAYGPTANSLGCRLYFGDTGTGTSPTTWNDTYGLTVAPAQPTPGQTVTVTFTAAAGVTNGPAPLNAGDVPVIVKVALGGSQSGTVNLNLAAYPASAKAGYVPLGPITATGTFVAGAGAGAATATVSQIKFANATAATYCSDAGDRDQKASPQPSTIVESFSVFNGSASVTAVTGQTVTTHARAGNAITFAVSGLAPGATLSASLKDAAGAGTGEGTGTGTTNASGAGTGTLTVPAGATTGARTIAISDGVNTVVAPLTILGAPTVSINPGGGGTGTAVAVSGTNWNPGSTVAIGGYKALAGPPPPSPTGDAPISVTASASGGISGTFTVNDSTTAYLGASSGVGPGTLFAIATWSASADACVAKTGAAATGQCALTYNLSQIVTAGNLAMARAAGTSNIALTGVTLNGTVHTSTGNLSVITVTDYRGSTFGWSLVGTLSDFTGTPGGTIPKANLSWTPVCVGTPGATNAVTAAAGSAGPVNSATLCSAPASATGTGGSFDASAALALSVPANQLAGAYSATLTITLS from the coding sequence ATGCGAAGGAAGTATGCGGTTGTTGCCGGCAGTTTCGCTGTCGTCACCGCACTCGGTCTGGCCGGTTCACCGGCGCAGGCCTACGGGCCGACGGCGAATTCGCTGGGCTGCCGGCTCTACTTCGGCGATACGGGTACGGGCACCTCGCCCACGACGTGGAACGACACCTACGGACTGACTGTGGCACCGGCGCAGCCGACGCCCGGGCAGACCGTGACCGTCACCTTCACGGCGGCGGCCGGTGTCACCAACGGACCCGCACCACTCAACGCCGGTGATGTCCCGGTGATCGTGAAGGTGGCCCTCGGCGGGTCGCAGTCCGGCACCGTGAACCTGAACCTGGCCGCCTATCCGGCATCGGCGAAGGCGGGTTACGTCCCGCTCGGCCCGATCACCGCGACGGGGACGTTCGTGGCGGGTGCGGGAGCGGGTGCCGCGACCGCCACGGTCAGCCAGATCAAGTTCGCCAACGCCACGGCGGCCACCTACTGCTCGGACGCAGGGGATCGCGATCAGAAGGCGAGCCCGCAGCCGAGCACGATCGTGGAGTCCTTCAGCGTCTTCAACGGTTCGGCGAGCGTCACCGCGGTGACCGGACAGACCGTTACGACGCATGCCCGCGCGGGTAACGCCATCACCTTCGCGGTCTCGGGCCTCGCGCCCGGTGCCACGCTCTCCGCCTCCCTCAAGGACGCGGCCGGGGCCGGCACCGGCGAGGGCACCGGAACGGGCACCACCAACGCATCCGGCGCGGGCACGGGGACGCTGACCGTACCGGCGGGCGCCACGACGGGAGCGCGGACGATCGCGATCTCCGACGGCGTCAACACCGTGGTCGCACCACTGACCATCCTCGGCGCACCGACCGTCTCCATCAACCCCGGTGGTGGCGGAACGGGCACCGCGGTGGCGGTGAGCGGCACCAACTGGAACCCCGGCAGCACCGTGGCGATCGGTGGCTACAAGGCGCTCGCCGGACCGCCGCCGCCCAGCCCCACGGGGGACGCGCCGATCTCGGTGACGGCCTCGGCGAGCGGTGGCATCAGCGGCACGTTCACCGTCAACGACAGCACCACGGCTTACCTCGGCGCTTCGTCGGGCGTGGGCCCCGGCACCCTCTTCGCCATCGCGACCTGGTCGGCCTCGGCCGATGCCTGTGTCGCGAAGACCGGCGCGGCGGCCACCGGGCAGTGCGCGCTGACCTACAACCTGTCGCAGATCGTCACCGCGGGCAACCTCGCGATGGCCCGCGCGGCCGGTACCAGCAACATCGCCCTGACGGGCGTGACCCTGAACGGCACCGTCCACACGAGCACCGGCAACCTCTCGGTGATCACCGTGACGGACTATCGCGGCAGCACCTTCGGCTGGAGCCTGGTCGGGACCCTCTCCGACTTCACCGGCACCCCCGGCGGCACCATCCCGAAGGCGAACCTGTCCTGGACCCCGGTCTGCGTCGGGACCCCCGGTGCGACGAACGCGGTGACCGCCGCGGCCGGCTCCGCCGGTCCGGTGAACTCCGCGACGTTGTGCTCGGCCCCGGCCAGCGCGACCGGTACCGGTGGCAGCTTCGACGCCTCCGCGGCGCTCGCCCTCTCCGTGCCCGCGAACCAGCTGGCCGGAGCCTATTCGGCGACGCTCACGATCACGTTGAGCTGA
- a CDS encoding WxL protein peptidoglycan domain-containing protein, whose product MTRRSRLASALVAASALVLLPALPGHAAGNGRWSVTPTPPAVAGPAPRVYFFLESPPGQTVLDSVRVANVSDKPLTFLIYGADAFNTATDGGFGLAAATDPQHGIGSWTSVSATTVVIPAKSQSDIPFTITVPPNAPPGDHVGGIVAGEAVPSGQTSDGGMTVNVRQAVAARVYLRVSGAAVPGLAVSDLRASGDELSYTLANTGNVHLVPTISVRSSGLFGHGVRQTGAVPQLDLVPGAVTRLRSGLAGAWPVDIVTTKVTVTAEGGVTTSSSTTVLLGVWPALAVLLLAALLAVWLVRRRVRARRLRPRRLV is encoded by the coding sequence ATGACTCGACGGTCGCGCCTGGCGTCGGCGCTGGTGGCCGCCAGCGCGCTCGTACTGCTGCCCGCGCTGCCCGGCCACGCCGCGGGCAACGGCCGCTGGTCGGTGACGCCGACCCCGCCCGCGGTCGCGGGCCCCGCGCCGCGCGTCTACTTCTTCCTGGAGTCGCCGCCCGGCCAGACCGTGCTCGACTCGGTACGCGTCGCCAACGTCAGCGACAAGCCCCTGACCTTCCTGATCTACGGCGCCGACGCGTTCAACACCGCCACCGACGGCGGCTTCGGACTCGCCGCGGCGACGGATCCCCAGCACGGCATCGGCTCCTGGACCAGCGTCTCGGCGACCACCGTCGTCATCCCGGCGAAGAGCCAGAGCGACATCCCCTTCACCATCACCGTGCCGCCCAACGCCCCGCCCGGCGATCACGTCGGCGGCATCGTCGCCGGTGAGGCCGTACCGAGCGGGCAGACCAGCGACGGCGGCATGACGGTCAACGTGCGCCAGGCCGTCGCGGCCCGCGTCTATCTGCGGGTGAGCGGCGCGGCGGTGCCCGGGCTCGCCGTCTCGGACCTGCGGGCGAGCGGTGACGAGCTCTCCTACACGCTCGCCAACACCGGCAACGTGCACCTGGTGCCGACGATCTCGGTGCGGTCGTCCGGGCTCTTCGGGCACGGCGTGCGGCAGACCGGTGCGGTGCCGCAGCTCGATCTGGTGCCGGGCGCGGTGACGAGACTGCGGTCCGGGCTCGCCGGCGCCTGGCCGGTCGACATCGTGACGACCAAGGTCACCGTGACCGCCGAGGGCGGGGTCACCACCAGCTCCTCGACGACGGTCCTGCTCGGCGTCTGGCCGGCCCTCGCGGTCCTGCTCCTCGCCGCGCTGCTCGCGGTCTGGCTGGTCCGCCGCCGGGTCCGGGCCCGCCGCCTGCGCCCGAGGCGGCTCGTATGA
- a CDS encoding YciI family protein, giving the protein MKYMILMYGSQHDYDIMTGKATDGPVFAPEDFAPMHAFMESFTAELIESGEFVDTQGLDAPVHSRRVRLRSGVPVVTDGPYAETEEVLAGFWLVECASFDRATEIAARLGACPSPGGIWSESYADVRPILDSRADLDG; this is encoded by the coding sequence ATGAAATACATGATCTTGATGTACGGCTCTCAGCACGACTACGACATCATGACGGGCAAGGCGACGGACGGGCCGGTCTTCGCGCCGGAGGACTTCGCGCCGATGCACGCGTTCATGGAGTCGTTCACGGCCGAGCTGATCGAGTCCGGCGAGTTCGTCGACACGCAGGGGCTCGACGCGCCCGTGCACAGCCGGCGGGTGCGGCTGCGCAGCGGCGTACCGGTCGTCACCGACGGGCCCTATGCCGAGACCGAGGAGGTGCTCGCCGGGTTCTGGCTCGTCGAGTGCGCGAGCTTCGACCGGGCCACCGAGATCGCCGCCCGGCTCGGCGCCTGCCCCAGCCCCGGCGGGATCTGGTCCGAGAGCTACGCCGACGTCCGGCCGATCCTCGACAGCCGGGCCGACCTGGACGGGTGA